ATTTAATGAAGCTCCAATTAATTCTTTCATAGGCTTTTGAAGGTCTAGCTTAATATCTATTAAACCCTCTTTCATTTTCCTTGCTTTAAAACTATGTAACATCTCTTGAACAATAACCTAGTTCTCAGCGATCCATCTGTTGTGAATAAAGGCTGACTGACAAGGGGATATAAGCTTATGCAGAACGGTCCTCAACTTAGACACTAACAgtttagaaataattttgtaaacaacattacataaaCTGATAGGTCTATAATTATTTAGAGAGCAAGGGTTATTAGTTTTGGGTATAAGGACAATTAACGAACTATTTACCTCACTCAGTAGCCTGCCAACTTCAAAAAATGAGGTCACTGCGTTTATCACCGTTTCTCCCACTATTGGTCAATATTCTTTGTAAAATAGCACAGGAAAATCATCAGGTCCAAGAGCTTTGAGGTCACTCATTTGAAACAAGGTATTCATGATGTCTTTTGGAGAGGGTATGCTACATAACAATTGGTTCTCCACATCCAAGATGCAAGGGTTGACAAGATCATCTAGTTGCTGAGGAGTTTCAACCTCTTCTTCACTGAAtaatatcttaaaattttctagaaaaacaTTCCTTATTTCCTTAGGCTCTGCGACCCAATCCCCAGCATTATTATTAACTGCCTCTATAGTGTTTCTTCTTCTGCAAATAATTGTTGATAAGTGGAAGAACCTGGAGTTCTTATCCCTTTCTTTCAACCACAATTCTCTAGATTTTTGCCTCCAAAGCACCTCACTTCTATAAAGCCATTCATTTAGCTCATTTTGTAGACTTGTTTCCAATCTATTATTCTCTTTAGAGCTTTTATTTccttgaattttctttaatttttgcatCAATGAGCTTATCCGCATTTGTATGTTGCCAAAAATTTCCTTGTTCCATTTACGATGTGCTTCTCTAGTAGTATCTTGTTTCTTGAAAAGTCTACTTAGCTATGAACCCTACACTTCTATATTCCAAGCTTGTTCAATCACTTCTTGGCACCTCTCATCCCGAATCCAAGCAGCTTCAAAGTGAAAAGGACAAGGGCTAAAGCAATCATCAAGATTTGTGTCTAAAAGGATAGGCAGGTGGTCTTAGTTTAAAGCCCCTAAGTGTTGAACATATGCTTTCGGGAAGACTAGTCTTCAAGATATGCTAGCTAATCCCCTATCTAATCTTTCCTTAATAGCAGCACTTCCCCATCTTCCTTTAGCCCACGTAAACTTATTTTCTGAGTACCCTAGATCAATTGCTCCAAGATCAAACATCAGCTCCTTTAAGTAATTAGGGGCTGAGGTTCAACCTTTAACTCCCCCATACTTCTCCTCAGCATTTACTATGTAATTAAAGTCTCCCAAGCAAACCCATGGGCCCTGGAAGGATTCAAGGATAGCACAAAGATTTTCCCAAGCCTTTCTCTTCTTAGCAAGATACGATGGTCCATGAAAACCCACCAACAACCATTCACACaaagcttcttttattttaacagCCAATAGATTTTTATTGAATTCCTCAACTTCCACATTTACTTCCCACTTCCACATCAAATGTAGACCACCCACTTTACCCTTTGCATCAACAACTAGTTTACCAAAAAATCCAATAGAATTCTTAACCTCTTCCATACGTGTCTCATTAGCTTTCGTCTCACTTAGGAACACAAAATTTGGTTTAGACCCTTTTATTTGAGCCCTTAGGGCTCGAAATGTTGAGGCATTGCAGATGCCTTGACAGTTCCATCCTAGGATCCTCATAGGAAGGTTGGGGCATGACCACAACACAGATACAATTAAGGCCAAAAATGAAGAGCAGAAAATATGAACCCCAACAGCCacaaaaatattcaagattAAACCACTGAATGTTAGAGAAACAGGGCACTTACTAAGCTGCAAAAGGAAATTTGGTCCAATCAGAGAGCAACCCACTTCAGTGATGGATCCGAGGACTGAAATCATTCACCAGTGATACCACACCGAAGCTAGCTAGTCCAAAGTGAAAAGCTATTTTTGTGTAGTTTATGGGATAGGTAGATGCGTTGGTATGAAAACTGAAATTTGGGGTTAGATTTAGGGAATTCCAGATAGTTAAGAAAGGACCCACAATAAAGTGGGTAGAGCAATTCCACACGTTGGTGGTGGAAAGAGCCACACGGAGGTGGAGAATACCCACACACAGGTGGTGGAAAAGGCCACACAGAGGTGGAGGTTGGATTCCTTGTGagaaaaatgtttattttggaCGAATTCGTAAAGATCATATTTTATTCCAAACTTTAGAAGTTCAATGCACAATTGAAAACTTGTGAGTTGAAATGTGATAAGACCAACCACATGGGTAATTTCTACCCTTAAGGAATTTTCTTATCATGTGAGAAAAACATTTATTTTGGACGAAATCTgaacaaatatattttattccaaaCTGTTAGGACACATGTGAtccacttgttaggaacatatgtcactattttatgtaattggctaattctttaacaaaacgcactttacatgtatttgggtagatctaggatgtttttgatacttcaagaaaccttttttcaagttcaagtgttaaagtcatgcaagtctatccaagaatcaagtgagaaagtgctgaattttaaagctcgatagctgcttgacacctctcgacacctggcttatctgtcgagctcttcagttgcttcttatcgcaatctcgacacctctcgatagctaggtcgatcgatcgagaaaatTTCTATCCCCTCAGCACTTgcttgacacctcctcgatagctgtatctgtcgaagtttaaagctcgacacctccttgaCACCTCTCAATTGATCGAGGTTACGagaattcaaattttcagatctaattttcgGCCCATGATGACATGTatgtatagggtttcttttctcacaaccctaggcctatataaggcttattttagaggtcGTCACATatgagaatacaaggagaacatatacaaaaggtgaccgatgccttattctctttgaaagaagctactgcgtctttgtgccttagggttttgtaaccaagtgcttcttgatcttcattattgatgaagtgcagaactttgcagccaacattcttcttcctcaagttggtgagtgagtcatgtactgggattcgtgcaaaggagttagtcacgtactgggatccgtacaacaaaaagggtggcattcatatattgaagagttcagaggttctgaaacGGTAAAAGGTTTCTGCTATGAGTTCATCTATGaagattgtagagtctagggacaaaggttttgtactagatatgaaacttctctttactatagtgaattgcttttcgggaaggtttccccccaagttttttttttattgtgaaactagtttgtttcattggttttcttgggtcatcatatcttgttttatttatttttccgctgcatgattttgacatgatattgatgtttgttaaTTCTATCATTATATCTtgtctaattaacaacttgagtttaaaacttgttaattctatcaactagggtctaaatttcccaacacaaACTATAGAAGTTCAATGTACAAATTGAAAACTTGTGAATTAAAATGTGACAAGGCCAATCACATAGGTCATTTCAACCCTTAGGAATTGTCTtatcatgtgaaaaaaaaaatgtttattttgaatgaaatcttagcgattttattttattccaaaCTTTATAAGTTTGATGTACTAATTGAAAAGTTGTGAATTGAAATGTGAGATGGCCAACCACGTGATTAATTTTAGCCCTTAGAAATTTGTCTTATCATAACAGGCTGTGATCATAAATAAACCCATTATAAAAGTCCACTTATGGACAATGAAAAAGCTTgggttccaaaaaaaaacactataaaCCATGCCatttgtttgtgttttcaaGAATGGCACCAATGGCTACATACTTTGTCATGATTTTACCAAATATATGAAGTTATAAACATGGAATACAACCTTAAACTGATGTGTATGAAACAATTAGCCATTTAACATCATGTAAAACTAGAAGGAGAAAGTTGCAAATAACATTACAAATTCTACAAAGTCGAGCGTGAACAGGTTCTCATAACATAGTTTTCCAACTATGAAAGAAGCACTAACCAAAATAGAAGCAACTTTTTTCCTTCCATGTTAAAGTTGAGAGGGATTgagttgaagagagaaaaaataaaagtagatgCAAGCTTGAAAGTCATTTGGCCTAACAGCCTACACCCATAGGTGAAAGCCCTTGACAGCTACATCAATACTATCAAACTTATGTTTATAATAATCTCAAGGTTAATGCTAGACTAATCCTATGATTAGTTTGCCTTCTTTACAAGTATGTGGAACTACAATAGGTTGGGGTTTGGTTCTTTAGCGCCATGATATCTCTAACAACACCAGGGCAAGCACGACACAAAGTGGCACACTGACATAGCTAAGGCTGACATGACAGTACCCATTGATGCCATGTGGTGGCTTTGCAATGATTATCAATGTAGAAGCACCTAAAATCAAGGCACATGATTTTTATATCATCCGGCTAAAAAgagaaccccccccccccccccccaaaaaaaaaaaaagccttattAGGTTTCATTAGTGGGTGGCTAACCATCCCAACCataaagtggaaaaaaaaaccatttccAATATTTTGATCAAGGTGCCCTCTCTGATGCAAGGGCTATCTCAACAAGTCATAACGATTCTACTGCATCATTTCCCCCAACTGCATCTCAATTCATTGTATTTGTTCTGCCATCCACAATCACCACATCAAGCTTTATATAGATGGCTTGAGCCTTCTTTGTTGCGGAAAAATCCTAATCCCCTCAATgtctatgtgtgaattaaaatatataattaccaagtaatagcaatattatggaaacaaaaaaaattcagcaagcACCACATAAATACAACTACACAAGAATACCAAATCTTACATGAAAAACCCTTCGATGTAGAAGGAAAAACCACGGGGCAGCTTTGAAAAATATCCACTATGAAATAGAGATTATAACTATCAAGTTTATGCTAAACTTGAGTCCACAATAAATTGgatatacaataaataaatcTCAATGAGTAAATACAATCTCACCACAAAGCCAATAGCAAAATCTTTCTCTGAATACTCTAACTCTCCATGGTTGTAGCACTCAAAAACTCCATGAGAACTCcaccaatttatcttccttgtgtgtaacttgagtaaagaaaaatgtctcatatttctttttcactctctcaggacatttttctttttcactctctcacactctcactgTGTTCTTCTCTATTTCTTCGGATTGCACCTCCTAAAACTCTCATTTGTGCTTTTCTCACAATGGCCGAATGGCTCTTTGTTTTTGCTTCAGCTCTCCACCAGGCCGAATGGCCTTagcctttttttcttctttcttttctcctcaGCGTGTCCCACATGCCTTGCATCACTTCTCATTAAGAGAAGTCAGACCTCCCCCATGCTTGCTCAGCTTTGCATTAAACCAAAAGCTAACTTTGGAAGCTTGAGGAAGCAAGCTCATCAATTGAGCTTTGACTAATGGTGTGTGCTAGAATCCAAGGGTGTCACGTgcacccaacaatctccccctctaGCACATTACAGAGGAGATCTTCAACCCAAGTCTTTAGTTAGAATTCATGCCGACCAACCCCACACAAAACTTTAGCTTTTCTCTAGACACAACCTTGGTTAACATGTCAGCTGGATTTTCATCTATGTGAATCTTCTCTAATTCAAATCATCGTGGTTCAACAACTAGTCTCAACCAATGGTATCTCACCTCAATGTGCTTTGATCATTAATGGTACATAGAATTCTTGCTCAAGTCTATAGCACTCTGACTATCACAATTAACTACATACTCATCTTGCTTCAAAACCAATTCTTGGAGAAACCGTTTAAACCAAAGCATCTCTTTACCTGCTTCATTAGTTGCAATGTACTCCGCTTCAATTGTAGATAAGACAACACACTTCTGCAATCTTGACTGCCATGATACAGCTCCCTCtgcaaaagtaaataaataccTTGATGTAGATTTCCTACCATCAAGGTCATCTACCCAATCTGCATCAACATAACCCTCCAAAACTGGTTCAGAATCACCAAAAGTCAAGCACAATTTAGAGCTACCTCTCAAGTACCTGAAGATCCACTTCACTGCTTCCCAGTGATCTTTACTAGGATTAACCATGAACCTGCTGACAACACCAACTGTATGAGCAATATCTGGTCATGTGCaaaccatagcatacatcaaacTCCCAATTGCTGAGGAATAAATAGTTGATACTatgtcttttttctctttcttggatGAAGAACAAGATTCCTTTCTTAGCTTGAAATAAGCACCAAGAGGTGTACTGACTGGCTTAGCATGCTTCATATTGAACCTTTCAAGAACCCGCTCAATATACTTCTCTTGTGATAACCATAGCTTCTTAACTTTCCTATCACGCAAAATCTGCATACCTAAAATTTGCCTTGCTGAACCCAAGTCTTTCATATCAAATGACTTGAACAAGTCCTTCTTCAAATTTCCAATTGTCCTACTATTAACTTATCATCTACATATAGCAGAAGAataacaaatttaccattaggAAATTTTCTGACATACACACAATGATCTGCATTTGTCCTCGTGTACTCATAACCACCATGAATGAGTCAAACTTCTTGTACCACTGTATTGGGGCTTACTTCAAGCCATACAATCTCTTCTTTAACTTGCAAACCATGTGTTCTTTCAAATCACCATGAAGAAAAGTTGTCTTCACATCAAGTTGCTCAAGCTCAAGATCCAAGCTAGCTACTAATCCTAGAACTACCCGTATGGAACTCATCTTGACTAGTGGAGAGAATAtctcatcaaagtcaatcccTTGTTTCTGAGTGAAACCCTTGACCACCAATCAAGCTTTATACTTCGCTAACTTGTCAATACCCATTTGTTTTAACTTGAACACCTATTTGTTTTTCAATACCTTCTTGCCTTTAGGAAGTTCCACCAAGTCATAAGTCTTATTCTTGTTCAAAGAATTCATCTCTTCATGTATAGCCTTCAACCAACTTTGCTTATCCTTATGAGACTGTACTTCTTGAAAACTTTCTAGCTCCCCCTCTTCAGTAATCATAGTATACTCAGAAGTGGCATATCTAGTCAATGGACAATGCTCTTTAGTAGACCTTCTCACCTAAGGTTCTACTATCTCTACTGGAGGAGGCTGCTCCCCCTGCTTAACACCATCTGTATCTGTCACATCATCACCATCAACACCTGCTGGCTCATTAGCATCAAATTCAGTTGGTTCATCACTATAATTCTCATCTTGTACCTCTTCCCTATTTCTGGCATTATCTAAGGAAGAAGAGGTAGGTGTAAAATCAGGAACACCTTCAACTGTAGCTTTAGGcttctcaattttctaaaaGTCTGCCAAGTTTTCATTCTCATGAAAAACTACATCTCAACTTCtgatcattttcttttcttttgaatccCATAGCTTGTAGCCAAACTCTGCAGTTACTTAGACACATGAACAAATGCCTTGCACCCAAATACCTTCAAGTGAGGGTAAGAAACATCTTTCCCTGTCTATACTCTTTCTGGAAtatcaaaatccaaaagaactgatggaaatatattaattaggTAACATGCAGTTACAATAGCTTCACCCCACAATGACTTAGGCAGATTAGCCATTCTCAACATACATCTGATCTTCTCAACAATAGTGCAGTTCATCCTTTCTACCACACCATTTTGCTATGGGGTACCAGGAACTGTCTTCTCATGTCTAATGCCTTTCTCGGAGCAGTAACTCTTGAATTCATTAGATGTGTATTCACCTCCGTTATCACTATAGAGACACTTCAAAGGCTTCCCTTTCTCTCCTTCCACCATGGCATGGAATTTCTTGAAGTGCTCAAATACCTGgtcttttgttttcaaaacataaacccACACCTTTCGTAAAGCATCATCaataaatgtaacaaaatatttattgccACCTAAAGTCTCAACATCAATGGGACCACATACATCAGAATAAACAAGATCTAATACATTGGGTTTTCTAGTAGAGGGTATATTAAATGAAACTCTATGTCGTTTACCAAATAAACAAAAGTTACAAGGATTTAGTGACGTACCTTTGGCAAAGGGAATGGGAGACTTCTTTGCCAAAATCTGCAACCCTTTTTCACTCATGTGAGCTAGCTGCCTATGCCACAAGTTAGGGGAAGAATCCTCTTGAGCTGCACTAACAACATCCTTGCACAACTTTACTTGTGTCTTGTAAAGTGTACAACAAATATTCCCTCTAGCAAACACCAATGATCCTTTGCTAAGCTTCCATTTTCCATCACGAAAATAATTTCCATAACTTTCTTTATCAAGAACATGAGTGGAAATCAAATTCAGGCGAATATCCGGAACATGTCTCACATTCTTCAAAATCAAGGTGTATCCAGCGTTAACCCTAACACATATATCACTAATTCCCACAATGTCTGAATAACCATCATTACCCATCTTCACTCTCCCAAAGTTTCCCGCTTTGTATGAAGTGAATAACTCCTTTCTTGGAGTAACATGGCAGGAAGCAGCTGAATCAATCACCCATTCAATGTAAAGATCTGAAACTGTACAACAATCATCTTGTCCTATGGCTAGGACCTCATCTTCCAACACTATAACAGCAGTAGTGTTCCCATCATTCgtctttttctgatttttatccTCTTTCTGTTTGTTCTTCCAAGCCTTGCAATTCCTTTATATGTGACCTTCTTTGTCACAATAAAAGcacttgaattttccttttgattctaACTGACTTCTGGATTTATCTCGCCTTTTAGAACCAAGGTAGTCAATATCATACCGGTATGTATACCGATATTGAAACATTAACGTTTCATACCAGTTTAACTATTGGCCATACCGGCCAATTTCGGACAATACCGACTAGCTAGTatagaaaaagttttttttttttaatttttgtaatttttgaatttttgttagggcagaatggtaacttattagtattatttgttttcttaatatgcaatggtaacttttaagctttcgaTACAGCCTctggtacggtattgactcTCTTATTTAGAAATACTCTTACTTCTCCCCCTTCTCTGTGACAAGAGCATGTGTAATATCCTTGCCCATATCCTTTTTTCTAGTTTCTTCATTAAGCAAACTGTCTTTAACCATAGCAAGTTGTAACACATTATTCAGAGCAGAATTACTAAGCGACACTACCAAAGTCTCCCAACTGTCAGGTAAGAAACTCAGAAGTAACAAAACTTGCAACTCATCATCTATTACTAGCTTCATTGTAAACATTTGACTTACCAAGTCTTGGAATTCACTAAGGTGATCGGCAATGGACTTACCCTCCTTAAGCTTCAAATTCACAAACTTTCTAGCAATAAAAGCTTTATTTTGAGCTGTCTTTCTTTCATAAGACTCCCTAATTTTTCCCAAAGAACCTCTGCATTTGTTTCCTGAGACACATGGTGAAAAACACTAACATCGATGCATTGTCTAATACATCCGatagtttttctatttaatttctctCGGTCTCTATCTGACGTATCACTAGGCTTAGCACTATCCCCCTCAATATGGTCATGCAAATCCTTGCAATAAAGGACATCCTCCATCATCGGCATCCATATCGAATAATTCGATGACAAGAGTTTAACCATAGTATTCATAGTCATATTCTCCATTTAATCCAACACAAGGCAGTCAAACCCAAGCAATCaaaagctctgataccacttgaggAAAAATCATAATCACCTTAATGTCTATAtgtgaattaaaatatataactatcaagcaatagcaatattatggaaacaaaaaaaaattcagcaagcACCACATAAACACAACCACAAAAGAACATCAAATCTTATGTGGAAAACCCTCCGGTGTAGAGGGAAAAACCACAGGACAGCTCCGAAAAATATCCACTATGAAATAGAGATGACAACTATCAAATTTATGCTAAATTTAAGTCCACAATAAATTGgatatacaataaataaatcTCAAGGAGTAAATACAATCTCACCACAAAGTCAGTAGCAAAATTTTCCTCTGAATACTCTAACTATTCATGATTGTAGCACTCAAAAACTCCATGAGAACTCcaccaatttatcttccttgtgtgtaacttgagcaaagaaaaatgtctctttttttctttttcactctctcacactcccactgtgtttttctctatttcttcgGACTGCACCTCCTACACCTCCTGAAGCTCTCACTTGTGCTTTTCTCACAATGGCCGAATGGCTCTCTGTTTTTGCTTCAGCTCTCTCAGCTTTGCATTAAACCAAAAGCTAACTTTGGAAGCTTGAAGAAGCAAGCTCATCAATTGAGCTTTGACTAATGGTGTGTGCTGAAATCCAAGGGTGTCAACTGTCACGTAACCCAAGATTCTTGACACCACCTGAATTATCTATTCCATAACCCTCTCTTGTCCCAACCATAGTGCCACACTACACATCTCCAACCGCCGTTTGCCCTTTTGCATTTTTTACCAACTCATCATCGAATTCTTATATGCCATATCCCCTGCAgccaaaaattatttattattgttattcaTGATCATCAGCGTAAGTTATTTATATGGCTAATTTCAAAAGAATCTCCATCTTTGCTTACTATTTCAATGCAAAAAAGGCTGAGAAAACCTTTTCGATATAAAAGCTGAAATACCAAAGGGGAATTAATCTTCTTAAGGATGATTCAGTCACCCTCACCCTCTAGAACATGAATTTCATGATTCAAcataattcataaaatttaaagcTAAATCTCTACACCAAATACAATTGAAGAAGACCTAgtttttctaccaaaaaagaaaaaaaaaaaaaaaaaaagacaacccAGTTTGACCTTcaaacttcattaaaaaaagaaagaaagggtttTGACCTTGAAATAGAAAGAATGTATCATTGAAATAAGCAAGGTTAATCCAGACCAATACACCTTACAAATATTTGCAATCAAGCAAGATCAAATGGTCAAGATGAAAGCTGAAGTGATTAGACAAACAACACAAAAGttggacctaattaattataattaattttgattgatgtTAATGAAAATCGAGACTTTTTAGgctaaaattttacatttttctattttcattgaCTA
The DNA window shown above is from Quercus lobata isolate SW786 chromosome 7, ValleyOak3.0 Primary Assembly, whole genome shotgun sequence and carries:
- the LOC115953267 gene encoding uncharacterized protein LOC115953267 translates to MRISSLMQKLKKIQGNKSSKENNRLETSLQNELNEWLYRSEVLWRQKSRELWLKERDKNSRFFHLSTIICRRRNTIEAVNNNAGDWVAEPKEIRNVFLENFKILFSEEEVETPQQLDDLVNPCILDVENQLLCSIPSPKDIMNTLFQMSDLKALGPDDFPVLFYKEY